A single window of Opitutales bacterium DNA harbors:
- the dprA gene encoding DNA-protecting protein DprA: MKKSELIGIRDIGTKAIQSLLQWDSIVDTDKEIRKIGQYGLRFVGKSDSEYPERLRHLPDAPIGLYWKGDLGASHADVAIIGSRRTTPYGRKIANEWARTLSSAGVTVISGMARGIDAEAHRGALEERGSTIAVMGSGFDRIYPPEHLELFEQISVKGAVISEFSFGTAASKTSFPMRNRIVSGIARVVLVVETDVKGGSMITAKFAAEQGKTVCAVPGRIDSTASAGCHQLIRDGAILVSKPDEILEELDWNSQPELFASLAAESKQATGPESEILKELQGGEIISTDAMVDKTSLTFSAVSSSLMMLELQGLVARRSDGAYELA; this comes from the coding sequence ATGAAAAAATCGGAGCTGATCGGAATCCGCGACATCGGAACTAAGGCGATTCAATCCCTACTCCAATGGGATAGTATAGTCGATACCGACAAAGAGATCAGAAAGATAGGCCAGTATGGTTTACGGTTTGTGGGCAAGAGTGATTCTGAGTATCCTGAAAGACTCCGACATCTGCCCGACGCCCCAATCGGACTGTATTGGAAAGGAGATCTGGGGGCATCTCATGCGGACGTCGCGATCATAGGCAGTCGACGGACTACTCCATATGGACGAAAGATCGCTAATGAATGGGCCAGAACTCTTTCCTCGGCTGGAGTCACGGTTATCAGTGGTATGGCTCGGGGTATTGATGCCGAAGCTCACAGGGGTGCTCTCGAGGAGAGGGGCTCAACGATCGCAGTGATGGGATCGGGATTTGATCGCATCTACCCACCCGAGCACCTCGAGCTCTTCGAACAGATAAGCGTAAAGGGAGCTGTGATCTCCGAATTCTCTTTTGGAACCGCAGCAAGCAAGACCTCCTTCCCCATGCGGAACCGCATCGTCTCCGGGATAGCCCGTGTAGTGCTCGTGGTGGAAACCGATGTGAAAGGCGGCAGCATGATCACCGCAAAGTTTGCCGCCGAACAGGGAAAGACAGTATGCGCCGTTCCCGGACGTATCGACTCCACGGCGAGCGCTGGCTGTCACCAACTCATTCGCGATGGAGCTATTTTAGTATCAAAACCTGACGAGATATTAGAAGAACTCGACTGGAACAGCCAACCCGAGCTGTTCGCCTCGCTCGCAGCCGAAAGCAAACAAGCAACCGGCCCAGAGTCAGAAATTCTCAAAGAACTTCAAGGCGGCGAGATCATAAGCACAGATGCTATGGTAGACAAAACCAGCCTAACTTTCAGCGCCGTGAGCAGCAGCCTAATGATGCTCGAACTACAAGGTCTCGTCGCACGCCGGTCCGACGGTGCATATGAGCTGGCTTGA
- a CDS encoding energy transducer TonB, producing MKLKNPGIFVTILLSFSFTTISYSAGIQTAEEVVQNFYDNIFSKVSEAYTNEFVLPVFGRDPQKDKQSPAFDLVVDDTGGIRSIGPRYANASEWKEPIRQALLRWKLNPAKYMGTPVWSHKKLYFKDYLYLVSKHDGDLVLPVANWSLDSKVIGRIRTLNTVDSGGPSLFTFHVDAEGNTTKIRSRSDSGRVVVKNYFAEQLDVFKFTPLKVNGEPTACKMRLRIDATLASNHGYDDFATREWFGFDSDAQSELISSLAPGEFRYAIMWSPSGRVNSVVPLTENTPFQLTFSVIANIRKWQSKALSDESQDSANTELITIVLNEDGRTRLQDERGELFRYRQAVRKSPVRLEYPLELKSRRIQGAVRALIDVHTDGSASLVKVIESSDPKFSEAAERAIERVVFSPASVNDVPIRMRYTQILSFRLD from the coding sequence ATGAAGCTCAAAAATCCCGGTATTTTTGTTACTATTCTACTCTCATTTAGTTTTACTACGATTTCTTATTCGGCTGGGATTCAAACTGCCGAGGAGGTTGTCCAAAATTTTTACGATAACATTTTCTCAAAGGTAAGTGAGGCATACACGAATGAATTTGTGCTGCCAGTATTTGGAAGAGATCCCCAAAAAGATAAGCAATCTCCTGCATTTGATCTCGTGGTTGATGATACTGGAGGTATTCGTTCGATCGGACCGAGATACGCAAATGCATCTGAATGGAAAGAGCCAATAAGGCAGGCTCTTCTTAGATGGAAATTAAATCCTGCAAAGTATATGGGTACTCCTGTTTGGAGTCATAAAAAATTGTATTTCAAAGACTACTTATACCTAGTAAGTAAGCATGATGGGGATCTAGTTCTTCCTGTTGCGAATTGGTCTCTTGATTCTAAAGTGATTGGTAGGATACGAACACTTAACACAGTTGATAGCGGTGGGCCCAGTCTGTTTACTTTCCATGTTGATGCGGAAGGAAATACCACAAAAATAAGGTCAAGGTCCGACTCCGGCAGGGTAGTTGTAAAAAATTATTTTGCAGAACAACTCGATGTGTTTAAGTTTACCCCGCTGAAAGTAAATGGAGAACCCACCGCTTGTAAAATGCGACTCCGTATTGATGCGACCCTTGCTTCGAACCATGGGTATGATGATTTTGCTACAAGAGAGTGGTTCGGTTTTGATAGCGATGCCCAGAGCGAACTTATAAGTAGTTTAGCTCCTGGGGAATTTAGATATGCGATCATGTGGTCGCCTTCTGGGAGGGTTAATTCGGTCGTTCCTTTGACTGAAAACACCCCCTTTCAGCTCACATTTTCAGTAATTGCGAACATACGGAAATGGCAATCAAAAGCACTGTCCGACGAGTCGCAAGATTCGGCCAATACTGAGTTAATAACGATCGTCTTAAATGAAGATGGTAGAACACGTTTACAAGATGAACGTGGTGAATTATTCAGATACAGACAGGCGGTTCGCAAGTCACCAGTTCGTCTTGAATATCCGTTAGAATTAAAAAGTCGTCGAATCCAAGGAGCGGTTAGAGCCCTTATCGATGTCCACACAGATGGCAGTGCTTCATTGGTTAAAGTAATTGAGTCAAGCGACCCGAAATTTTCCGAAGCGGCCGAACGAGCAATCGAGAGAGTTGTTTTCTCTCCTGCTTCTGTGAATGATGTTCCTATTAGGATGCGTTACACTCAAATACTAAGCTTCCGCTTAGATTAA